CGACCTGTTAATACAATAATTTTTATCGCCGGGTGACGTTCCAAAATTTCACGCATGGTATCCAACCCCGCTTCCATCGAGTCAGGTTTAGGCGGTAGCCCCAAATCTTGAATCACGCAACGAATGTCTACATGATCTTCCAAAACCTTCAAAGCGCTATAACGATCTTCAGACGTTAGAACATCGTAGCCTTTTAAACTCAAAACCGAACTTAACATCTTGCTTAAAGCTAAATCATCTTCGACAATCAGTAACTGCGTTGGTTGCATATCCATTCACTCTCTTTTAAAGCGGATTCCGAGCGGACTCCATCCAATTTTTTTGATTATATCACCTGATAATTAGCAGGGGATTCATTCTGCACCAGACTCGCAAAAAATTAACCATCCGTCTATAATCGAACCACAATTGCCTCAAGGATTGATATGGACATCACCGAACTTTTAACTTTTAGCGTTCAACAAGATGCCTCCGACTTGCATTTATCAGCCGGTCTTGCCCCTATGTTACGCACCCAAGGCGATGTGCGTCGGATTGACACGCCAGCCTTAGACGCCGACACCATTCAAACCCTAATATACGGCATTATGAATGAAGTTCAACGTCAACAGTTTGAACGCGACCTAGAAGCAGATTTTTCATTTGAGCTGCCAGATATCGCACGCTTTCGAGTAAACGTGTTTAAGCAAAATCGTGGTATAAGTGCTGTATTTCGCACTATTCCAAGTCAAGTTTTAACACTTGAACAGTTAAACGCACCGGATATTTTTAAAGAACTCGCGTTAATGCCGCGTGGTTTAGTTTTAGTCACCGGACCGACAGGTTCTGGCAAATCAACTACGCTGGCCGCGATGGTGGACTTTATTAACCAAAATCAATATGCACATATATTGACCATAGAAGACCCTATTGAATTCGTTCACACACCCATGCGTTGTTTAATTAACCAGCGTGAAGTTCACCGAGATACCCTAAGCTTCAACAATGCGTTGCGCTCAGCACTAAGAGAAGACCCAGATGTAATTCTGGTAGGCGAATTACGTGACCTTGAAACGATTCGCTTGGCTTTAACGGCAGCTGAAACAGGCCACTTGGTATTTGGTACCCTACACACTAGTTCGGCCGCTAAAACCATTGATCGTATTATTGATGTATTCCCCGCCGAAGAAAAGCAAATGGTTCGTTCAATGCTAGCTGAGTCTCTACGAGGGGTTATATCTCAAACCCTTCTTAAATCTCTAAATGGTGGCCGTGTGGCGGCACATGAAATCATGCTAGGCTCATCGGCTATTCGTAATTTAATTCGTGAGGATAAAGTGCCTCAAATGTATTCGGCGATTCAAACCTCACAACAACTTGGCATGCAAACACTTGACCAACACTTGCAAAAGCTCGTTGAAAGCCAGCAAATTAGTTTTCAAGAAGCAAAACACAAAGCGGTCAACAAACAGCTTTTTAACGATGCATAGTATTTTTGGTGCGTCAAAATAGAACCTTATCCGAGATAAACCTTTAAGTTTGTTTTATCTAAATAACAAAACACAGAAGAACAAGCTAAAATGAACAGTATATTGCATACTAAGGGTCGTTGATGAAATCATCTTATTTACGCACAATCATAGGCTGCCTATTGGGTGCATCCTTCGGCTTACCACTTCATGCCGAAACTAAAATTACGGCGATTGATGAGTTTTGCCAGAACTGGTCTGAAAAGCTGCGCACCGTTGAATATGAGCAATGTAAAGAGTTTAAACTAATTGGGAACGACCACAAAAGTGTGCATGGGTTACCATTATTACATCGCGAATTCACCCCAATTAACGGTAAGCGTCCTAAAGCACGTGTGTTGGCAATTGGCGGTGTACACGGTGATGAGTACTCAGCTATTAGCATCAGTTATTTGTGGATGAAAACGATGCTTAAAAATCCACAAGACGTGGATCATCATTGGTTGTTCTTACCTTTGGCTAATCCAGATGGATTATTTGTGCAACCGGCGACTCGTCAAAACGCTAATGGTGTGGACTTAAACCGAAACTTCCCAACCAGCGACTGGGAAGAAAAGGCTGTACGTTTTTGGCATAGTTTTTATGCTGCCAACCCAAGACGCAATCCCGGAAGCGGACCAGCCAGCGAACCAGAGACCCAATGGCAGGTTAGCATCATCAAAGCATTTCAGCCAGATGCCATTATTTCTATCCACGCACCTTATGGTTTATTGGATTACGATGGCCCAGACTTTGTAAGACCAGATAAAGTAGGTCATTTAAGGCTTCATCAACTAGGTACCTTTCCAGGCTCACTTGGTCGTTACGCAGGTGAAGAACTGAATATCCCAGTATTAACGATTGAACTGGATTCCGCCGGACGCCTACCCAGTGAAGATGAAATTAAACAAATCTGGCATGATATGGGTATTTGGATAGACGGCAAACTTAAACCAACCGAGTTTGATTTTTAACACGTTTTATAAAGCACACAAACAAGCAAAACAAGTTTCTACAAACCAAAAAGCCTAGATTGCAAATAGCAACCTAGGCTTTTTTATTAACACAACGTAGATTTAAATGACTCAACTACTCATTAAGATAAGCTTGTTTTAATCATCACTGGATCCGTGGTTTGTAATACCAACTGCCAACCACCATCATGACCGCGACGCCAATATTGGTGAACTAAATGTCCATCGTTTTCAACTGACGGAAAGGTCGCATAATACAAACCTTCTTCACTTGGATAACGATACACACTGACTTTACCCCAATCGAAGTTTTGCCCTTGATCTACCAACCAAGCATTAATTTCTGTTAGTACAGCTAACTTCTCAGCCTCAAAAAATACCGACTCTACCTTTTCATCTAGAATCACAACAGGCGTTGCTAAGCTCACGTTATATTTTGCGACTAGGCTACTCATCTCATCATTATTGAGTACCACACAGCCTTGGCTAGATTGAGGTGGCCGACTAAAAGTATTGCTCGGCGTACCATGTAACCAAATACCATGTCCTGTACGACCCAGGGATTGATCCCAAATATTTGGGTAGTTTAAGGGTAACGCACCGACACCAAATAAATCCGCTAGACGCTCACCGGGAACCCAGTCCGTAATATGATAAACCCCAATAGGGGTTTTACGGTCACCTTCAACTTGTTTTCCCCCACCAGCCGTCCCCATCGAAACGTAATAATCCGTTAACAAATCTAGCTGACCCTGGTTGTTTTGATACAAATACAAGCGACTTTTAGCTAAATTAACCACAATTACATGAGGTTGATTGCCCACTTTTAAAACTGAATGGGCTAAGGTCACGTTCGCTTGATTTTCATCACTATGTGCATGACGCCAACGCACTTCAGCTTCTTGTTTATAACGGCCAACGGTACGTGGATTACTTGTGTGGATTTGATTAAGTAAACCGAAATTACCTGCGCGCATTGATAACAAATCTGCATGAATCAACTGAGCTAAACGGTAGTCCGGATAGTTTTTGGTTAACTCGGCCGATAATGCAATAGCCTCATCCAACTCTAAATACTGAATATTTTTTAACGTTTCGATGAGCATTTTTTCAGCTAACGCAGACTCGGGTGAACCAGAAGTTAAAGCTGCCGGAGCCCAAGCTATACAAGCCGATAAAAGCACGGTTTTCCACCAAACGGAACTAAGCGCAAAACATGACTTAACGGATTTCATTGGTAACAACCTCTTGCACAATTTTCCACTGCCCTGCTGTTTTTTCCAACAACAAAACTTTGATTACTTCGTCCTGCACTATATTAGATCTATAACGCTGATTAAAGGTAAATCTTACCAGGGTTTCACTTAAAGGCGTCAATTTCACATCTGATACATAAACCTCTATAAAACGAGGCCCTGTCACACTGCGTTCACGTGCATTTCGCCACGCTTTGAGACTTTGGCTGTTGGCTGGCACAAAATTATCGCTATATGACGCCAAGTAATCCGTTACATTTTTACTTGACCATGCCTGACGCCACGCTTCAACAGCCTGCGTCACTTGTTGCTGCTCAGCAAAGTCAGAATTAACCACTTTAACGTCTGAGGCTTCAGTTAAGGCCAGCCATTGACCTTTTGGTGCAACCACATCTAACCGGCTAAATACCTGTTTATAGGCTTTTTGCGCTTGGAAGGCGTACAACTGATTAAGATTACCCAGCGCTTTCGATACCTGTTTATTTGCATGTAAACTTTGTTCTAAAATAGTTTGCGCTTGTTGATATTCACCTTGTTGCATTAACAATACAGCCACATTGTTGCCAAGTTCTAAACTGTTTGGAAACTGCAAACGCAACGCTTGCCAAGTTTCTAGTGCGGCCTTCGAATCTTGTTGTTTTAAACTTAACCAGCCTTGTAAATAACCTCGTTGGAACTTGGAAAGCTCGGCCTTGTCTAAAAGATTTTTAGCTAATTCAAACTGCTCATCATCAATTGCTTGTTGAACCTCTAAAGCCGGATCAACAGAACCGGCGCCGCTATCCGCATCTAAGTTAGCAAGAGCCAGGGATAAAACCGCCATTAATGCTAAGCCAACAGGCCATTTTATCGATTTGGGTTGCACCACTTTTTTTAACACACAGCTTTCCTTTAAATTTTTGGTATAACTTAACTATTTTAACGTAAATCACCAATTCCCACCATACCTGCTTTCAGCCTTTTCAATTGATCTCTTAATTGTGCTGCTTCTTCAAAATTCAATGACTTAGCCGCCGCATACATCGACTTTTCAGTTTGCTTAATCATCCTAGCCAACTCAGCCGGGCGCAAAGTCGATAAATCCTGTTCTGTATAATCACCTGTTGCTTCGGCCACCTTACTTTCTCCAGGCTTTCTAGAAGGTTTGCTAGCATAGGGAGAGTGCTCCAGAATATCAGCGACTTTTTTACGCAACGCCGTCGGCGTAATACCATGCTCCAAATTAAATTCAACCTGCTTCTGACGTCGACGCTCCGATTCTTCAATCGCGGCTTGCATAGAACGGGTCATTTTATCGGCGTACAAAATCGCCCGACCATCTGGATTACGCGCCGCTCGTCCCATGGTTTGAATTAAAGAGCGCTCTGAGCGTAAAAACCCTTCTTTATCGGCATCCAAAATCGCCACCAAGGATACTTCGGGAATATCCAAACCTTCACGTAACAAGTTGATCCCAACAAGCACATCAAATTCACCATTACGCAAGTCACGTATTATTTCAATCCGCTCAACCGTATCAATATCCGAATGCAAATAACGTACTCGCACATTGTGATCTTCTAAATAATCGGTTAAATCTTCTGCCATACGCTTGGTCAAAGTTGTCACAAGAACACGCTGACCTTTTTCAACAATCAACCTTATTTCACCCAATAAATCATCTACCTGTGTGGTAGCGGGCCGAATTTCAATCACAGGGTCTAACAAACCTGTTGGACGCACAACCTGTTCTACGACTTTTGAGCTGTGTTCTAACTCATAGTTTGCGGGGGTGGCCGATACGAATATGGTTTGAGGCATTAGCCCTTCAAATTCGTCAAACTTCATTGGCCGGTTATCCATGGCGGACGGGAGGCGAAAGCCATAATTCACCAAATTTTCTTTACGTGATCTGTCTCCCTTATACATGCCGCCAATTTGCGGAATCGTCACATGACTTTCATCAATCACCATCAAGGCATTTTTAGGCAAATAATCAATTAAGGTCGGTGGCGGCGCCCCCTCCTCTCGACCAGATAAATAGCGCGAATAATTCTCGATGCCCTGGCAATACCCAAGTTCCATCATCATTTCAATATCGAGCCGAGTTCGCTCTTCTAAACGTTGAGCCTCCACTAACTTGTTTAAACTACGCAACTCGTCGAGTCGACTTTTTAACTCGACTTTGACTTTTTCAATCGTTTCGATCACACGCTCTCGGGGCGTAACATAATGCGACTTGGGATAAACGGTGACACGCGTTACCTTACTAATAATTTCACCTGTTAAAGGATCAAACCAACTTAATGCTTCAACTTCATCATCAAACAACTCAATCCTAACCGCGTATTGTTCGGCTTCGGCTGGATAAACATCAACCACATCACCGCGAACTCTGAACGTACCACGATACATTTCAAAATCATTACGTGTGTATTGCATCGTCACCAGCTTGGCTAAAATATCGCGCTGCGTAATCGGGTCACCCAAGCGTAATTGCAAAATCATACTTAGGTATTGATCAGGATCACCCAAACCATAAATTGCCGATACCGTGGCAATCAAAATCACATCTGGGCGTTCCATTAAAGCTTTAGTAGCAGATAAACGAAGCTGTTCGATCTGCTCATTAACCGAGGCATCTTTTGCAATATAAGTATCGGAGGCTGGTACATAAGCTTCAGGCTGATAATAATCGTAATAAGATACAAAATACTCAACTGCATTATTTGGGAAAAAACTTTTCATCTCCCCATAAAGCTGAGCCGCCAGCGTTTTATTGTGCGCCATAATAATGGTAGGGCGCTGAACCCTTTTGATCACGTTTGCAATCGTATAGGTTTTGCCCGAACCGGTCACACCCAGCAATGTTTGAAAAGCTTCGCCGTCCTGCAAACCTTCCACCAGGCCTGCAATAGCAGTAGGCTGATCCCCTGCAGGTTGATACTGTGAAACCAATTCAAATGCTTTTGCCATATAACCCCTTAAAACTTATTTCGCAAACGGCTTTAAATAACGCTTAAATGCAGTAAAATAAAACCTTATTTTACATCTAAAAAACCTGTGCGCTTCAGATGTGCACCATTATACAAACCTGAGAGAGAGAAATGGCCTTGCTTTCCGATCGTGTTAATCGCGTAAAACCTTCCTTAACCCTCGTTATTTCAGCTAAAGCGGCTGAACTTAAACGCGCTGGCAAAGATATTATAAGCTTGGGAGCGGGCGAACCTGATTTCGATACGCCCGATCATATCAAAGCCGCCGGCATCAAGGCTATTGAACAAGGTGATACGCGTTATACCGCAGTAGATGGCACACCCGACCTGAAAGTGGCGATTCAGGCTAAGTTTAAACGTGACAACGGCTTAGACTACGATTTAAATGAAATCCTAGTTTCGAGTGGTGGCAAACAAAGTTTTTACAACTTATGCCAAGCGGTACTAAACGATGGTGATGAAGTGATTATCCCGGCACCATATTGGGTTTCCTACCCTGACATGGCATTATTAGCGGGCGGTGAGCCGGTGATTATCGAAACCGGAATTGAACAGAGTTTTAAAATTACACCCGCGCAATTATCCGATGCAATCAATGCAAAAACCAAGTTATTTGTTATCAATAGCCCGTCTAACCCAACAGGTGCCATTTACAGTAGCAACGAACTGAGTGCCCTAGCGGAAGTATTGCGCCAACACCCCCAGGTACTAATCGCTTGTGATGACATGTATGAACATATTGTGTTAGGTGACACACCTTTCACGACATTACTTGAGGCTTGTCCAGACTTAAAAGATCGCACCTTGGTTTTAAATGGCGTCTCCAAAGCCTATTCAATGACCGGTTGGCGAATTGGTTATGCCGCTGGTCCAGAAGCCATTATTAAAGCCATGAAAACCGTGCAGTCACAGAGCACATCAAACCCTTGCTCGATTTCACAAGCGGCATCCGTGGCTGCTTTAAATGGCCCACAGGATTGTATTAACACCATGTTAGATGCGTTTAAACAGCGTCACCAATTCGTGGTTGAACGTGTTAACCAGATTCCTGGCTTTAAATGCTTGCCTGCCGATGGGGCTTTTTATATGTTTATTAATATTGCCAAAGCGATGCAAATGAAAGGCTTTACGAGTGATGCGGATATGGCCACGGCGATTTTAGAAGAAGTC
The Thiomicrospira pelophila DSM 1534 genome window above contains:
- a CDS encoding type IV pilus twitching motility protein PilT, encoding MDITELLTFSVQQDASDLHLSAGLAPMLRTQGDVRRIDTPALDADTIQTLIYGIMNEVQRQQFERDLEADFSFELPDIARFRVNVFKQNRGISAVFRTIPSQVLTLEQLNAPDIFKELALMPRGLVLVTGPTGSGKSTTLAAMVDFINQNQYAHILTIEDPIEFVHTPMRCLINQREVHRDTLSFNNALRSALREDPDVILVGELRDLETIRLALTAAETGHLVFGTLHTSSAAKTIDRIIDVFPAEEKQMVRSMLAESLRGVISQTLLKSLNGGRVAAHEIMLGSSAIRNLIREDKVPQMYSAIQTSQQLGMQTLDQHLQKLVESQQISFQEAKHKAVNKQLFNDA
- a CDS encoding M14 family zinc carboxypeptidase yields the protein MKSSYLRTIIGCLLGASFGLPLHAETKITAIDEFCQNWSEKLRTVEYEQCKEFKLIGNDHKSVHGLPLLHREFTPINGKRPKARVLAIGGVHGDEYSAISISYLWMKTMLKNPQDVDHHWLFLPLANPDGLFVQPATRQNANGVDLNRNFPTSDWEEKAVRFWHSFYAANPRRNPGSGPASEPETQWQVSIIKAFQPDAIISIHAPYGLLDYDGPDFVRPDKVGHLRLHQLGTFPGSLGRYAGEELNIPVLTIELDSAGRLPSEDEIKQIWHDMGIWIDGKLKPTEFDF
- a CDS encoding L,D-transpeptidase family protein: MKSVKSCFALSSVWWKTVLLSACIAWAPAALTSGSPESALAEKMLIETLKNIQYLELDEAIALSAELTKNYPDYRLAQLIHADLLSMRAGNFGLLNQIHTSNPRTVGRYKQEAEVRWRHAHSDENQANVTLAHSVLKVGNQPHVIVVNLAKSRLYLYQNNQGQLDLLTDYYVSMGTAGGGKQVEGDRKTPIGVYHITDWVPGERLADLFGVGALPLNYPNIWDQSLGRTGHGIWLHGTPSNTFSRPPQSSQGCVVLNNDEMSSLVAKYNVSLATPVVILDEKVESVFFEAEKLAVLTEINAWLVDQGQNFDWGKVSVYRYPSEEGLYYATFPSVENDGHLVHQYWRRGHDGGWQLVLQTTDPVMIKTSLS
- a CDS encoding L,D-transpeptidase Cds6 family protein, which translates into the protein MLKKVVQPKSIKWPVGLALMAVLSLALANLDADSGAGSVDPALEVQQAIDDEQFELAKNLLDKAELSKFQRGYLQGWLSLKQQDSKAALETWQALRLQFPNSLELGNNVAVLLMQQGEYQQAQTILEQSLHANKQVSKALGNLNQLYAFQAQKAYKQVFSRLDVVAPKGQWLALTEASDVKVVNSDFAEQQQVTQAVEAWRQAWSSKNVTDYLASYSDNFVPANSQSLKAWRNARERSVTGPRFIEVYVSDVKLTPLSETLVRFTFNQRYRSNIVQDEVIKVLLLEKTAGQWKIVQEVVTNEIR
- the uvrB gene encoding excinuclease ABC subunit UvrB, whose product is MAKAFELVSQYQPAGDQPTAIAGLVEGLQDGEAFQTLLGVTGSGKTYTIANVIKRVQRPTIIMAHNKTLAAQLYGEMKSFFPNNAVEYFVSYYDYYQPEAYVPASDTYIAKDASVNEQIEQLRLSATKALMERPDVILIATVSAIYGLGDPDQYLSMILQLRLGDPITQRDILAKLVTMQYTRNDFEMYRGTFRVRGDVVDVYPAEAEQYAVRIELFDDEVEALSWFDPLTGEIISKVTRVTVYPKSHYVTPRERVIETIEKVKVELKSRLDELRSLNKLVEAQRLEERTRLDIEMMMELGYCQGIENYSRYLSGREEGAPPPTLIDYLPKNALMVIDESHVTIPQIGGMYKGDRSRKENLVNYGFRLPSAMDNRPMKFDEFEGLMPQTIFVSATPANYELEHSSKVVEQVVRPTGLLDPVIEIRPATTQVDDLLGEIRLIVEKGQRVLVTTLTKRMAEDLTDYLEDHNVRVRYLHSDIDTVERIEIIRDLRNGEFDVLVGINLLREGLDIPEVSLVAILDADKEGFLRSERSLIQTMGRAARNPDGRAILYADKMTRSMQAAIEESERRRQKQVEFNLEHGITPTALRKKVADILEHSPYASKPSRKPGESKVAEATGDYTEQDLSTLRPAELARMIKQTEKSMYAAAKSLNFEEAAQLRDQLKRLKAGMVGIGDLR
- a CDS encoding pyridoxal phosphate-dependent aminotransferase, with the protein product MALLSDRVNRVKPSLTLVISAKAAELKRAGKDIISLGAGEPDFDTPDHIKAAGIKAIEQGDTRYTAVDGTPDLKVAIQAKFKRDNGLDYDLNEILVSSGGKQSFYNLCQAVLNDGDEVIIPAPYWVSYPDMALLAGGEPVIIETGIEQSFKITPAQLSDAINAKTKLFVINSPSNPTGAIYSSNELSALAEVLRQHPQVLIACDDMYEHIVLGDTPFTTLLEACPDLKDRTLVLNGVSKAYSMTGWRIGYAAGPEAIIKAMKTVQSQSTSNPCSISQAASVAALNGPQDCINTMLDAFKQRHQFVVERVNQIPGFKCLPADGAFYMFINIAKAMQMKGFTSDADMATAILEEVEVAAVPGSGFGAEGHLRISFATSLDNLKVALDRMDHFMQS